Part of the Verrucomicrobiia bacterium genome is shown below.
CGGCCCAGGACGCACATGTTCAGGTGGACACCCACCAGGATCACCTGGGTGATGCCCCGCTCCGTGAGGAGGTTCCAGGTCTCCTGCCCGTGATCGGTGACAGCATCCCCGGGGCGAATCTCAATGGCCGGAATCTGGCGGGTCCAAGCCTCGCGAATGGTGCACTTCTCGTCGCAGTCGCAGCCCATGTCGGAATCGTCCACGGGCATCTCCGGTTCCCGGGGGGCGTCGGGCCAGCACCAGGCGGTCCCCCAGCGTTGGAGCGTGGACAGTGGCACGGGCGTCGGGGCAAAAGGCGCCCGGCGCGCCAATTCCCGCTCCGGCGTGCCGTCGTAGAACGACGTCACGCTGCTGGGGGCATGGATGACGAAGAGGCCCCGATCCCGGGCCTCCCGGACCAGTTCATTGAGGGGGCCGGCCATCTCCACGACCCTCCGGGCCGCGCTGCGGCACCAGTGATCGTCCCACATGTCACAGATGATGAGCGCGGTCCGCGACGGCTCCCAACGAAGCGTGCGGACCACCGGGGCGGCCTCCGGACGCCCCGCGGGCCGGGAGCGGGCTCGCAGCTCGAGCGGTTCGGCGGCCGCGGCCAAAAGGGGGACCACGAGCAGGAACAGGATCAGCGTCTTCATCGGGAACTTCCGGACAACAGGGCACCATAGAAGGTCGTCGGCAGCAAGCCCGCGCCCCGGATCACTTCGGCTTCAGACCCACGCTGCTCCCGCGTTTCGCAATCTTCCGGCTGGTGGTGACCTTGCCGACGGTGCCGGTCTTCAAGTAGCGGGTTCTCACCGCGTCGAGAATCGCGTCGCGATGGTCGTAGAGCCGCTTCGGACGCCGCGGCTTGTGGCGGCTGAGGGCAAATGCCGAGATCAACGGCAGGACGAGCGTGCTGTCGGCGTAGCACACGACGCTGT
Proteins encoded:
- a CDS encoding isochorismatase family protein yields the protein MKTLILFLLVVPLLAAAAEPLELRARSRPAGRPEAAPVVRTLRWEPSRTALIICDMWDDHWCRSAARRVVEMAGPLNELVREARDRGLFVIHAPSSVTSFYDGTPERELARRAPFAPTPVPLSTLQRWGTAWCWPDAPREPEMPVDDSDMGCDCDEKCTIREAWTRQIPAIEIRPGDAVTDHGQETWNLLTERGITQVILVGVHLNMCVLGRPFALRQQVRLGNQVVLCRDFTDTMYNPDKAPHVSHFEGTDLVIGHVEKFWCPTITSTDLTGRPPFRFKEDSRPVRAAD